A window of the Aspergillus flavus chromosome 6, complete sequence genome harbors these coding sequences:
- a CDS encoding putative MSF drug transporter — MTRDEERSSSHSSLDDDGNSLELRHTNYDERPNATLEKQSTAASALSVFEQRAQSVVSRIRSREPGQTARFTHPLTHTKTSTDVIVDFDGPDDPYRPLNWSFRKKAITTLLYGLTTMGATWASSIYSTGTRQVDAEFGVGEEVGTLGTALLLFGFGLGPLVWAPLSEVYGRKPAVLAPYFIAAVFSFGTATAKDLQTVMITRFFTGFFGSAPVTNTGGVLSDIWTAEQRGAAIVGYAMAVVGGPVLGPIVGGAIVQSYLGWRWTEYLTGIMMMFFLTMDVLFLDESYPPVLLVYKAQRLRFESGNWALHARHEEWDVTFKELGNKYLIRPFQLLTTPICFLVALYASFVYGIIYLSLAAFPVEFQEVRGWNQVVGALPFLGYLVGILFGAAVNLLNQKFYVRRFKANNNFPVPEARLPPMMLGSVFFAAGMFVFGWTGQPDIHWIGPVIGAVMMGFGFFTIFQAALNYLIDTFQKVSASAVAANTFLRSVFAGCFPLFASIMFRKLGVPWASSVLGFVSVALIPIPYLFYIFGKRIRAAGKWSRASVYGD; from the exons ATGACAAGAGACGAAGAACGATCTTCATCTCATAGCTCTCTCGACGATGACGGCAATTCGCTAGAGCTGCGGCATACCAACTACGATGAACGACCCAACGCAACGCTGGAGAAGCAGAGCACAGCGGCCTCCGCCCTGTCGGTCTTTGAACAACGCGCGCAATCGGTAGTTTCAAGAATTCGCAGTCGAGAACCTGGCCAAACTGCTCGCTTCACGCACCCTCTGACACATACCAAAACATCGACTGATGTGATCGTGGACTTCGATGGACCCGATGACCCGTATCGACCGCTTAATTGGAGTTTTAGGAAAAAGGCTATTACTACTCTATTGTACGGGTTGACAACAATGG GTGCGACTTGGGCCAGTTCGAT CTACTCCACAGGCACGAGACAAGTCGATGCGGAGTTCGGCGTCGGCGAGGAAGTTGGTACTCTTGGTACAGCATTGCTGTTGTTCGGGTTTG GGCTTGGACCGCTTGTGTGGGCACCATTATCTGAAGTCTATGGGCGGAAACCTGCTGTTCTAGCCCCATACTTCATTGCTGCTGTTTTCTCCTTTGGCACCGCTACCGCCAAAGATCTACAGACAGTTATGATCACTCGGTTTTTCACCGGATTCTTTGGTTCGGCACCTGTCACCAACACTGGCGGTGTACTGAGTGATATTTGGACCGCGGAACAGCGAGGAGCGGCTATTGTTGGTTATGCTATGGCCGTGGTTGGAGGACCGGTGCTAGGACCTATCGTTGGTGGTGCAATTGTTCAAAGCTATCTTGGTTGGAGATGGACTGAATAT CTCACCGGTATTATGATGATGTTCTTCCTCACGATGGACGTTTTGTTCCTTGATGAAAGCTATCCCCCAGTTTTATTAGTCTACAAGGCCCAGAGACTCCGATTCGAGAGTGGTAATTGGGCTCTCCACGCGCGCCATGAAGAATGGGACGTCACATTCAAGGAACTCGGCAACAAATACCTCATCCGCCCCTTCCAGCTCCTCACAACCCCAATTTGTTTCTTGGTCGCCCTTTACGCCTCATTCGTTTACGGTATCATCTACCTTAGCCTGGCAGCTTTCCCCGTTGAATTCCAAGAAGTCCGAGGTTGGAACCAAGTTGTCGGCGCATTGCCATTCCTAGGGTACTTAGTCGGAATCCTCTTCGGCGCAGCCGTCAACCTCCTCAACCAAAAGTTTTACGTTAGGCGCTTCAAAGCAAACAACAATTTCCCTGTCCCCGAAGCCCGACTTCCCCCAATGATGCTAGGAtccgtcttcttcgccgCAGGCATGTTCGTATTCGGCTGGACCGGTCAACCGGACATTCACTGGATCGGCCCCGTAATTGGCGCCGTGATGATgggcttcggcttcttcaccatcttccaaGCCGCTCTCAACTACCTGATCGACACCTTCCAGAAAGTCTCCGCCAGCGCTGTGGCAGCCAACACTTTCCTCCGGAGTGTCTTCGCAGGCTGTTTCCCGCTCTTCGCGAGTATCATGTTCCGCAAGTTGGGCGTGCCCTGGGCTTCCAGTGTTCTGGGCTTTGTGTCGGTTGCGCTTATACCCATTCCGTACTTGTTTTACATCTTTGGGAAGCGTATTAGAGCTGCTGGAAAGTGGTCTCGTGCTTCCGTTTATGGGGACTGA
- a CDS encoding outer membrane protein iml2, protein MLKVGSWLYGKKAGANASTQSLDSLVELRDLEDAMRAATLILNDDVDGAEDGLSEGVSSFHNLGRGVVAFIRATLGFEQEIMRQASERLNTAETSAASDQNKAQHNSHAPNTYHSPIYSPGTEFALCQAMAQLMSAVVGVLNESLTESIKGFYKMRKAYITLDGILKMEQAYMQSICGGVSPADQGEASKPSQTATVEAKGLSQRLSDLSVSQDSTKSGESTELSTPNPSDMLSHDPDSDIFKNQIDVFVHSGSNFCFGILLLVISMVPPAFSKLLSIIGFYGDKERGLRMLWQASKFNNLIGALAAFAILGYYNGFVRYCDIMPDPVPGDQGDVQGYPQKRLEALLAQMRQRFPKSQLWLLEESRMEGANKNLERSLELLCGEERSPLKQVEALRVFERSLNAMYLHKYELCAEAFLECVELNSWSRSLYYYIAGASHLSLYRSTIVTDPKKAEEHAEKATEYFRTAPTFAGKKRFMARQLPFDVFVARKIAKWEARAKEWSVPLVEAVGVDPIEEMIFFWNGHSRMTQAQLDESMQKLAWSESDENKKWSREGPEEKAILQLLRAAVMRAMRKHDEARQLLKESVLNHDKSLFTGHLKDNWIHPVAHFEMAANLWMERPGYIAVHDAPATEGKITNGEEGTQLERKQVQECKEYLEKAARWESYELDARIGLKVTAAMEAVRKWESTHSTPAN, encoded by the exons ATGCTCAAAGTAGGCTCGTGGTTATATGGCAAGAAGGCTGGTGCCAATGCCTCGACGCAATCTTTGGACTCGTTGGTTGAATTGCGGGATC TTGAGGATGCTATGCGGG CTGCGACCCTCATCCTGAATGATGACGTCGACGGTGCCGAAGATGGTCTTTCGGAAGGTGTTTCGTCTTTTCACAAT CTTGGACGAGGGGTGGTTGCATTTATCCGGGCAACACTGGGATTTGAACAGGAGATTATGCGCCAAG CATCGGAACGACTCAATACGGCCGAGACCAGTGCAGCTAGTGATCAAAACAAGGCTCAGCACAACTCCCATGCTCCCAATACTTATCACTCGCCGATCTATTCGCCGGGCACCGAGTTCGCGCTCTGTCAGGCGATGGCCCAGCTTATGAGTGCTGTTGTGGGTGTGCTCAATGAGAGCCTTACAGAAAGTATCAAAGGTTTCTATAAAATGAGAAAGGCATACATCACGCTAGACGGCATCCTCAAGATGGAGCAGGCATATATGCAGTCAATTTGCGGTGGTGTGTCTCCTGCAGACCAGGGGGAGGCATCCAAACCCAGCCAAACAGCCACCGTCGAGGCTAAAGGGCTATCCCAGAGGTTATCTGATCTAAGTGTCTCTCAGGATAGCACTAAATCTGGGGAATCAACTGAACTATCGACGCCTAATCCCTCGGATATGCTTAGCCACGATCCCGATTCAGATATCTTCAAAAACCAGATTGATGTTTTCGTGCACTCTGGTTCTAACTTTTGTTTcggtattcttcttcttgtcatcTCCATGGTTCCTCCGGCCTTCAGTAAATTGCTCAGTATCATTGGGTTCTACGGAGATAAAGAGCGGGGACTGAGGATGCTGTGGCAAGCTAGTAAGTTTAATAATTTGATCGGGGCACTTGCTGCTTTTGCGATTCTCGGTTATTACAATGGTTTCGTCCGTTACTGCGATATTATGCCAGACCCAGTTCCGGGAGACCAGGGCGATGTGCAGGGCTATCCTCAGAAGAGGCTCGAGGCCTTGTTAGCGCAGATGAGGCAGCGGTTCCCCAAGAGTCAACTCTGGCTGCTTGAAGAGTCTAGGATGGAAGGAGCGAACAAGAATCTAGAAAGATCCCTGGAGCTTCTGTGTGGTGAAGAGCGCAGTCCGCTCAAACAGGTCGAAGCTTTGCGGGTGTTTGAGCGCAGCTTGAATGCGATGTACCTCCACAAGTATGAACTGTGCGCCGAAGCATTTCTCGAG TGCGTCGAGTTGAATTCCTGGTCTCGCTcattatactattatattgCAGGAGCATCTCATCTCTCCTTATACCGGAGCACTATTGTAACAGACCCTAAAAAAGCAGAAGAGCACGCAGAAAAAGCTACAGAGTACTTCCGAACTGCGCCGACGTTTGCGGGAAAGAAGCGCTTCATGGCACGACAACTACCTTTTGATGTATTCGTTGCACGGAAAATTGCCAAATGGGAAGCGCGAGCGAAGGAATGGAGTGTGCCCCTTGTGGAGGCAGTCGGCGTTGATCCCATCGAAgagatgatcttcttctggaacGGACATAGTCGGATGACACAAGCCCAGCTCGATGAATCTATGCAGAAGCTCGCCTGGTCCGAAAGCGACGAAAACAAGAAGTGGTCCCGGGAAGGTCCCGAAGAGAAGGCAATTCTACAGCTATTGCGGGCTGCCGTCATGCGTGCGATGCGTAAACATGACGAGGCTAGACAGTTGCTTAAAGAGTCTGTCCTCAACCATGACAAGTCTTTGTTCACGGGCCATCTTAAAGACAATTGGATCCACCCAGTGGCTCATTTCGAGATGGCGGCTAATCTCTGGATGGAACGTCCCGGTTACATAGCCGTTCACGACGCTCCGGCTACTGAGGGCAAGATCACTAACGGTGAGGAAGGAACACAACTCGAAAGAAAGCAGGTGCAAGAATGCAAGGAATACCTTGAGAAGGCTGCTAGATGGGAAAGCTACGAGCTGGACGCTCGTATTGGTCTCAAGGTGACCGCTGCTATGGAGGCAGTGCGCAAGTGGGAGAGCACGCACTCTACTCCCGCCAATTGA
- a CDS encoding putative 26 proteasome complex subunit Sem1 (26S proteasome complex subunit sem-1), with product MSNSTQSHDKPEASQQPQQQKPPVLEEDDEFEDFPVEDWPQEETEQASGSANGANGHLWEESWDDDDAAEDFSKQLKEELKKVEASR from the exons ATGTCGAACTCAACACAATCCCACGATAAGCCCGAAGCTTCACAGCAACCCCAACAGCAGAAGCCCCCCGTGttggaggaagacgatgaattCGAGGATTTCCCCGTTGAAG ACTGGCCACAAGAAGAAACCGAACAAGCTTCTGGATCAGCAAACGGCGCTAATGGTCACCTTTGGGAAGAGAGCtgggatgacgatgatgccgCTGAGGACTTCTCGAAGCAGTTGAA GGAGGAACTGAAAAAGGTCGAAGCATCCCGTTAG
- a CDS encoding putative phosphoglycerate kinase PgkA (Phosphoglycerate kinase) — MSLSNKLAITDVDLKDKRVLIRVDFNVPLDADKKITNNQRIVGALPTIKYAIENGAKAVVLMSHLGRPDGKANPKYSLKPVATELEKLLSKSVIFAENCVGKETEEIVNKATGGQVILLENLRFHAEEEGSSKDAEGKKVKADKEKVEEFRKGLTALGDVYINDAFGTAHRAHSSMVGVDLPQKASGFLVKKELEYFAKALESPQRPFLAILGGAKVSDKIQLIDNLLPKVNSLIITGAMAFTFKKTLENVKIGNSLFDEAGSKIVGDIVEKAKKNNVKIVLPVDYVTADKFAADAKTGYATDADGIPDGYMGLDVGEKSVELYKKTIAEAKTILWNGPPGVFELEPFANATKKTLDAAVAAAQSGSIVIIGGGDTATVAAKYGAEAKLSHVSTGGGASLELLEGKVLPGVDALSSK; from the exons ATGTCTCTCTCCAACAAGCTTGCCATCACCGATGTCGACCTTAAGGACAAGCGCGTCTTGATCCGT GTCGACTTCAACGTTCCTCTCGATGCCGACAAGAAGATCACCAACAATCAGCGTATCGTCGGTGCTCTGCCTACCATCAAGTACGCCATTGAGAATGGTGCTAAGGCCGTTGTCCTCATGTCCCACCTCGGCCGTCCCGATGGCAAGGCCAATCCCAAGTACAGCCTGAAGCCTGTTGCTACTgagctggagaagctgcTTAGCAAGTCTGTCATCTTCGCCGAGAACTGCGTCGGCAAGGAGACTGAAGAGATTGTGAACAAGGCCACTGGTGGCCAGGTCATCCTCCTTGAGAACCTGCGTTTCCAcgccgaggaggagggcAGCTCTAAGGATGCCGAGGGcaagaaggtcaaggctgacaaggagaaggtcgaAGAGTTCCGCAAGGGACTGACTGCTCTTGGTGACGTCTACATCA ACGACGCTTTCGGAACTGCCCACCGTGCTCACAGCTCGATGGTTGGTGTTGACCTGCCCCAGAAGGCTTCCGGCTTcttggtgaagaaggaacTTGAGTACTTTGCTAAGGCTTTGGAAAGCCCCCAGCGCCCCTTCCTGGCCATTCTGGGAGGTGCCAAGGTCTCTGACAAGATCCAGCTGATCGACAACCTGTTGCCCAAGGTCAACAGCTTGATCATCACTGGTGCTATGGCCTTCACCTTCAAGAAGACCCTCGAGAACGTCAAGATTGGCAACAGTTTGTTCGATGAGGCCGGTAGCAAGATTGTCGGCGATATCGttgagaaggccaagaagaacaatgTCAAGATTGTTCTGCCCGTTGACTACGTGACCGCTGACAAGTTCGCCGCCGATGCCAAGACTGGCTATGCCACCGATGCTGACGGTATTCCCGATGGATACATGGGCCTGGATGTCGGTGAGAAGAGTGTTGAGCTGTACAAGAAGACTATTGCCGAGGCCAAGACCATCCTCTGGAACGGTCCTCCTGGTGTCTTCGAGCTGGAGCCCTTCGCCAACGCTACCAAGAAGACCCTTGATGCTGCTGTTGCGGCTGCTCAGTCTGGTTCTATTGTCATCATCGGCGGTGGTGACACTGCAACCGTCGCTGCCAAGTACGGTGCTGAGGCCAAGCTCAGCCATGTCTCCACCGGTGGTGGTGCATCCCTGGAGCTCCTTGAGGGCAAGGTTCTCCCTGGTGTTGATGCTCTGTCAAGTAAGTAA
- a CDS encoding peroxisomal membrane protein (protein sym1): MFSASRRKILDGLNRRYIYGRLPLLHSIIFLIEMAVAMRLAAKFNSYYAEKPVLTTMVTNAVLGGVADTVAQLITAFKARPGRPNYDPGDLISIEIHDLDKEKPPALGELGHARHLPPPFDFERLTRFMSYGFFMAPIQFKWFGFLSRAFPLTKKNPTIPALKRVAVDQFLFAPFGLVCFFTFMTLAEGGGRRALTRKFQDVYLPTLKANFVLWPAVQVLNFRVVPIQFQIPFVSSIGIAWTAYLSLTNSSEED; encoded by the exons ATGTTCTCCGCGTCGCGTCGAAAAATTCTGGATGGACTCAACCGGAGATACATCTATGGCCGTTTG CCCTTGCTCCACAGCATAATTTTTCTCATCGAAATGGCGGTTGCGATGCGGTTGGCGGCCAAATTCAACTCCTACTATGCAGAGAAGCCGG TATTGACTACTATGGTGACCAACGCG GTCCTCGGTGGAGTCGCGGATACAGTTGCGCAGCTGATCACGGCCTTCAAAGCTCGACCGGGCCGACCGAATTATGATCCTGGTGATCTCATCTCAATCGAAATTCATGACCTCGATAAGGAGAAGCCACCAGCTCTTGGGGAGCTGGGACACGCGAGACACTTGCCTCCGCCTTTTGATTTCGAGCGACTGACACGATTTATGTCATATGGTTTCTTCATGGCACCGATCCAGTTCAAGTGGTTCGGATTTCTATCTCGGGCATTCCCTCTTACCAAGAAAAACCCGACCATTCCGGCCTTGAAGCGAGTTGCTGTAGATCAGTTTCTCTTCGCGCCTTTCG GGCTGGTGTGTTTCTTCACATTCATGACACTCGCTGAAGGTGGTGGGCGTAGAGCCTTGACACGCAAATTCCAGGATGTTTACCTGCCCACTCTTAAGGCCAATTTTGTTCTCTGGCCAGCTGTGCAGGTTCTTAACTTCCGAGTCGTTCCAATCCAGTTCCAAATC CCATTTGTGTCCTCTATTGGTATCGCTTGGACTGCGTACTTGTCCTTGACCAACTCTTCCGAGGAGGACTGA
- a CDS encoding TRAPP trafficking subunit Trs65-domain-containing protein, with amino-acid sequence MPSLEIPGEFLRHSVLDTVVPHASDIDLEAALTSALEGGADDLSSVLSFIPQRSLLFFDEFCNARIVLRLSNCSQASLKYHLEHLEVKLDVFAIDPAETVAENPTPTRDLIFSGVVKRDEEPLVVVNEFEGETGSGNHVYVIWSIETFLKRPRIRIQHPSLLFIASVSLNPSESRQQESRDDDYLPPLIPASINILQPLSSDNAFPQKDPFLPASRLLRVVPAQYSEDPIYNVQQQSGHPIRVVPAASARIRYSRLNSYSGRPTTVASLDFEVTPFLNCEVVFDKAELHMSDGTIETLSDASGLVPPISCRPRDDVTLIYKLTPEYGPDPNPSTTVMVSILDIRLEAIIKLSPNCSPRILMQWRTNVDFSMALNPTFGGPSQALQRTNRPASLPMTPNQSNTATGGPPSRSSFRERAYSVADMGVTVSFSGPASVVVGKPFAWNVFIVNRSATSRKFALNAIPRRKRADPRSHVARPSSSSLTSRREDQVAEAVTDDNIVHAMQKSVAGQEAELVCLSTDLRVGPLLPGTCFATELKLLPLAVGALHLEAVRLVEVNTNETTDIKDLPDILSFDRNGIPPQDKK; translated from the exons ATGCCGAGCCTCGAAATCCCTGGGGAATTTCTAAGACATTCTGTGCTAGATACAGTTGTCCCGCATGCTTCAGATATAGATCTGGAGGCGGCGCTGACGTCTGCCTTGGAAGGGGGAGCAGATGACTTATCATCTGTTCTCTCATTCATACCTCAGCGCTCACTCCTGTTCTTTG ATGAGTTCTGCAACGCCCGCATCGTTCTGAGACTTTCCAACTGCTCGCAGGCGAGCCTAAAATACCACCTTGAACACCTGGAAGTGAAGCTCGACGTCTTCGCCATCGACCCGGCTGAAACAGTTGCTGAGAACCCGACACCTACTAGGGACCTAATATTCTCAGGGGTCGTAAagagagatgaagaaccgCTGGTAGTGGTGAATGAATTCGAAGGAGAGACGGGAAGTGGTAACCATGTCTACGTGATCTGGAGCATTGAGACATTTCTCA AACGCCCTCGTATACGTATTCAGCACCCCTCTCTTCTGTTTATTGCATCTGTCAGCCTCAACCCGTCTGAAAGCCGACAGCAGGAGTCTCGCGACGATGACTATCTCCCGCCATTGATACCTGCATCCATAAATATTCTGCAGCCATTGTCGTCTGATAACGCTTTTCCGCAGAAGGATCCTTTTCTGCCAGCGTCTAGACTTCTACGAGTTGTACCGGCGCAATACAGCGAAGATCCTATCTATAACGTCCAGCAACAATCAGGTCATCCGATACGAGTTGTGCCTGCAGCTAGTGCAAGGATACGATACTCTCGGCTAAACTCTTATTCGGGACGGCCAACAACCGTGGCAAGTCTTGATTTCGAGGTGACACCGTTCCTCAATTGTGAAGTCGTCTTCGATAAAGCAGAACTTCACATGTCAGATGGGACTATCGAAACCCTCTCTGATGCGTCTGGGCTAGTTCCGCCGATATCATGTCGACCACGGGATGACGTTACTTTGATATATAAACTGACGCCAGAATATGGTCCAGATCCTAATCCCTCAACAACGGTGATGGTCAGCATCTTAGACATCCGGTTGGAGGCCATTATTAAACTCTCACCCAATTGCAGCCCGCGGATTCTAATGCAATGGAGGACAAATGTTGATTTCTCTATGGCCCTCAACCCTACGTTTGGTGGACCGAGTCAGGCTTTGCAACGGACCAACCGGCCGGCTAGTCTTCCCATGACGCCGAATCAATCCAATACTGCAACCGGAGGGCCCCCTAGCAGAAGCTCCTTCCGAGAAAGGGCGTACTCTGTAGCGGATATGGGAGTGACCGTGTCCTTTTCTGGCCCTGCTAGTGTGGTGGTCGGGAAACCCTTCGCTTGGAATGTTTTTATCGTCAATCGGTCAGCAACATCTCGTAAATTCGCTTTGAATGCCATTCCACGAAGGAAGCGAGCCGATCCAAGAAGTCACGTAGCCCgaccatcgtcttcatcgctcACGAGTCGGCGGGAGGATCAAGTTGCCGAAGCCGTGACGGATGATAATATCGTTCATGCCATGCAGAAGAGTGTGGCAGGGCAAGAGGCAGAGCTGGTCTGTTTGAGCACGGATCTTCGAGTCGG TCCACTTCTACCCGGAACATGTTTTGCGACCGAACTAAAGCTGCTTCCATTGGCAGTGGGGGCGCTCCATTTAGAAGCCGTGCGTCTTGTGGAAGTCAACACGAATGAGACGACAGATATCAAAGATCTCCCAGATATTCTATCCTTTGATAGGAACGGAATACCACCTCAGGATAAGAAATAG
- a CDS encoding spliceosomal protein FBP11/Splicing factor PRP40 — protein MSAGANNANIIGERNGRASDATFSSSARVPSERQHCSSGELPAYIMNPMNGPGAPALWQEARNADGRVYYYNVQTKATQWNKPVELMTPVERALANQPWKEYTADGGRKYWYNTETKQSTWEIPDVYKNALAQAQTAQPPPAAGPTFVAGGVSSFSSYPQQRERDDYDRGYGDRRGGYGSGDANGLVAAPMLGATTEPEYSSVEEAENAFMKMLRRHNVQPDWSWEQTIRATVKDPQYRALKDPKDRKAAFEKYAVEVRMQEKDRAKERFAKLRADFNTMLKRHPEIKHYSRWKTIRPIIEGETIFRSTDDEDERRQLFEEYILELKKEHAEKESVKRKAAMDELVNILKSLELEPYTRWSEAHAIIQSNDQVQNDDKFKSLSKSDILTVFENHIKSLERAFNDARQQQKAAKARKERHAREQFTELLKELRSQGKIKAGSKWMNIYPLIKEDPRYLGILGNSGSSPLDLFWDVVEEEERSLRGPRNDVLDVLDDKRFDVTPKTTFEEFNTVVLADRRTANLDQEILQLIFQRIQDKAIRRTEEEKHAADRHQRRAVDALRSRIKRLEPPVRPTDTWDQVRPRVEKYEEYKAIDSDELRQSAFDKVIRRLKEKEEDTDRDRDRDRGSRRDHYDRSDRDHRSYRGERRGASSRLSRTPEPDAYEADRRKAQADRERSYRKVSGLSPVRERREERDRERDRDRDRYRERDRDRERDRDRDRDWERERSTRSLSHYDRERRDREEERERLYRTRGDPRGSRDELDYGADTRSTVSNDRRRRRDSDTESVASRSAKRYRRDSRERERSGGPKREKDRRERTPAVEEAKKEEKAVHSGSEEGEIEED, from the exons ATGAGTGCAGGTGCAAACAACGCAAACATCATTGGTGAAAGGAACGGCAGAGCTTCGGACGCTACTTTTTCGAGCTCCGCGCGTGTTCCATCTGAACGACAGCACTGTTCCTCTGGGGAACTACCCGCATACATTATGAATCCGATGAATGGCCCCGGGGCGCCTGCTCTTTGGCAGGAGGCTCGCAACGCCGATGGAAGGGTATACTACTACAATGTCCAGACAAAAGCCACGCAATGGAATAAGCCCGTGGAGTTGATGACGCCCGTCGAG CGTGCTCTGGCAAATCAACCATGGAAAGAGTATACTGCCGATGGTGGTCGAAAGTACTGGTACAATACGGAGACCAAGCAAAGCACTTGGGAGATACCAGATGTCTATAAGAATGCTTTGGCGCAAGCTCAGACGGCCCAACCTCCGCCCGCAGC GGGGCCAACATTTGTCGCGGGCGGTGTTAGCTCGTTTTCCTCCTATCCACAGCAACGTGAACGTGACGACTACGACCGAGGATATGGCGATCGGCGTGGTGGATATGGCTCCGGTGATGCCAATGGGCTTGTGGCTGCCCCTATGCTGGGGGCGACTACAGAGCCAGAGTACAGTTCAGTTGAGGAGGCGGAAAATGCGTTCATGAAGATGCTCAGACGCCATAATGTACAACCGGATTGGTCTTGGGAGCAAACTATTCGCGCAACGGTTAAAGATCCTCAGTACCGTGCTCTGAAAGACCCCAAAGACCGCAAGGCAGCCTTTGAAAAATACGCGGTCGAGGTTCGCATGCAGGAAAAGGATCGGGCGAAAGAAAGATTCGCTAAGCTCAGAGCAGATTTCAATACCATGCTGAAGCGTCATCCTGAAATCAAGCATTATAGTCGCTGGAAGACCATTCGGCCGATTATTGAGGGTGAGACTATCTTCAGATCTacggacgatgaggatgaaaggCGCCAACTCTTCGAGGAGTACATTCTTGAACTCAAGAAAGAACATGCTGAGAAGGAATCCGTTAAGCGTAAAGCTGCAATGGATGAACTAGTAAATATCCTGAAGTCACTCGAGCTCGAGCCGTACACACGGTGGTCTGAAGCGCATGCCATCATCCAGTCAAATGATCAGGTGCAAAATGACGATAAGTTCAAATCCCTCAGCAAGTCTGATATTTTAACTGTCTTTGAAAACCATATCAAGTCTCTTGAACGGGCATTCAACGATGCGCGTCAACAACAGAAAGCCGcaaaggcaagaaaagagCGTCATGCTCGTGAGCAGTTCACTGAACTTCTGAAAGAGCTGAGGTCTCAAGGCAAGATCAAGGCCGGCAGCAAATGGATGAACATCTACCCATTGATTAAGGAAGACCCACGTTATCTTGGAATCTTGGGTAATTCGGGTTCATCTCCCCTAGATCTCTTTTGGGATGtggttgaggaagaagagcggtCACTTCGAGGCCCGCGAAATGATGTTTTGGATGTTCTTGAT GACAAACGCTTCGATGTTACGCCCAAGACTACCTTCGAAGAATTCAATACCGTCGTGCTTGCTGATCGCCGCACAGCCAATCTTGATCAAGAGATCCTTCAGCTTATCTTCCAGCGCATTCAGGATAAAGCAATTCGACGgactgaagaggaaaagcatGCGGCCGACCGTCATCAGCGCCGTGCTGTTGATGCCTTACGCTCGCGAATCAAACGTCTGGAGCCTCCTGTCCGACCGACAGATACTTGGGATCAAGTGCGGCCCAGAGTAGAAAAATACGAAGAGTATAAGGCCATCGATTCGGATGAACTTCGACAATCTGCCTTTGACAAGGTTATTCGCCGcctcaaggagaaggaagaggatacCGATCGGGACCGTGACCGAGATCGTGGTAGCCGACGCGATCATTATGACCGCAGTGACCGTGATCATCGTAGTTATAGAGGCGAGAGGCGAGGAGCCTCTAGTCGTCTTAGTCGTACCCCAGAACCGGATGCCTACGAGGCAGACCGGCGTAAAGCCCAGGCAGACCGCGAGCGCTCCTACCGGAAGGTTAGTGGGCTCTCACCGGTGCGAGAGAGGCGAGAAGAGCGTGATCGAGAAAGGGACCGAGATAGGGATCGCTACCGCGAGCGTGACCGTGACCGCGAACGTGATCGTGATCGTGATCGCGATTGGGAACGTGAACGAAGCACTCGTTCTCTCAGCCACTATGACCGCGAACGCCGCgaccgagaagaagagcgtgaAAGACTCTATCGCACCCGCGGTGATCCACGGGGCAGTCGGGACGAACTGGACTACGGCGCGGACACTCGAAGTACCGTCAGCAATGACCGTAGGCGCAGGCGTGATAGCGACACGGAAAGCGTTGCCAGTCGCTCTGCCAAACGGTATCGTCGCGACAGCCGCGAACGGGAGCGCAGTGGAGGTCCCAAGCGTGAGAAAGACCGTCGCGAGCGCACCCCAGCCGTagaggaagcaaagaaggaggagaaggccgtTCATTCTGGTagtgaagaaggagagatcGAGGAAGATTAA